In a genomic window of Gossypium arboreum isolate Shixiya-1 chromosome 9, ASM2569848v2, whole genome shotgun sequence:
- the LOC108454977 gene encoding beta-amyrin 11-oxidase-like — MGWPLIGNTWSFIRAYKSQNPESFINKLKKRYGKTGIYKTHLFGKASIIVCSAELCKKVLTDDNNFQWGYPVSNLIQGDVPFDYLTSHKRFHRLMTTVLNQHQPPSSQLGTIEKIVINTLEEWSKMKEAILFVPEVNKFVFKLIIAIFLGSGTDDTQIASMEEYYRKVYYGLHTTPINIPGFAYHRAVKIRGVLGERRKRRCNDPNPNTGIVAT; from the exons ATGGGATGGCCATTGATTGGGAATACGTGGTCTTTCATAAGAGCTTACAAATCCCAAAACCCAGAATCTTTCATTAACAAATTGAAGAAAAG GTACGGTAAAACAGGGATTTACAAGACCCATTTGTTTGGGAAGGCAAGCATCATAGTTTGCAGTGCGGAGTTATGTAAGAAAGTGTTGACAGATGACAACAATTTTCAATGGGGTTACCCTGTTTCAAATCTGATTCAGGGTGATGTGCCATTCGATTACTTGACTAGTCACAAGCGATTTCACAGGCTAATGACCACGGTTCTCAATCAACACCAACCACCTTCATCGCAATTAGGGACCATTGAGAAAATCGTTATCAACACACTGGAAGAATGGAGTAAGATGAAGGAAGCGATCCTTTTCGTTCCTGAGGTGAATAAGTTTGTGTTCAAACTCATTATAGCCATCTTTCTTGGCTCTGGAACTGACGATACTCAAATTGCATCCATGGAGGAGTATTATAGAAAAGTATACTATGGATTACATACCACTCCCATAAACATCCCTGGTTTTGCATATCATAGAGCAGTCAAGATTCGAGGTGTATTGGGTGAAAGGAGAAAGAGGAGATGTAATGACCCCAACCCAAACACAGgcattgtagcgacgtaa
- the LOC108456484 gene encoding beta-amyrin 11-oxidase-like, whose protein sequence is MGAALFELSEPFILPLLMAFSISSLDITIFTKSFVALLTSIRAVEQRVGEWWVGLTEVMGQKRRQRGGKLGFWVIGWVLGLKWDLGVGLGLLGIIDFLEKADYEDGRPMSHELLAVLLIGLFIAGRETTSRAAIWATIYLHNHPHLLHKAKEEKEEIVKRRPSSQKGLTFTEIKQMKYLSKDFIPKAGAFLPFSTGSSTCPRADLAKLEVTIFLHYFLLNYKLVQLNPGGPVNYFPSLDPVDNCPAKIIKIR, encoded by the exons atgggtgCTGCCCTTTTTGAACTTTCTGAACCTTTCATCCTCCCACTTTTGATggcattctctataagctcactGGATATTACAATATTCACAAAGTCCTTCGTGGCACTTctcacta GTATTAGGGCGGTGGAGCAGAGAGTGGGTGAATGGTGGGTGGGGCTGACAGAGGTGATGGGACAGAAGCGGCGGCAAAGGGGGGGAAAGCTAGG attttgggttatTGGTTGGGTCTTGGGTCTGAAATGGGATTTGGGTGTGGGTCTTGGTTTATTGG gcATAATCGACTTTTTGGAGAAAGCTGATTATGAGGATGGTAGACCAATGAGCCATGAACTCCTTGCTGTTTTATTAATCGGGCTCTTCATTGCGGGTCGTGAAACTACATCTCGAGCGGCTATATGGGCCACTATCTATCTCCATAATCATCCCCATCTGTTGCACAAGGCCAAG GAAGAGAAAGAGGAAATCGTGAAAAGAAGACCTTCTTCCCAGAAAGGTTTAACCTTCACCGAAATTAAACAAATGAAATATCTATCCAAG GATTTTATACCCAAAGCAGGGGCTTTTCTACCCTTTTCAACAGGAAGTAGTACCTGTCCTAGAGCTGATCTGGCCAAACTTGAAGTCACCATTTTCCTTCATTATTTCCTGCTCAACTATAA GCTTGTACAACTTAATCCAGGAGGTCCTGTTAATTATTTCCCTTCACTAGATCCAGTTGACAACTGTCCTGCCAAAATCATTAAGATCCGTTGA
- the LOC108455976 gene encoding AT-hook motif nuclear-localized protein 23-like: MAGLDLGTAASRYVQHLQRPDLHLHHQPEPEDYEISNNRHGQDDDGSHQALDLVNGSHSGDLVIARRPRGRPPGSKNKPKPPVIVTRESANTLRAHLLEVGSGCDVFDCVANYARRRQRGVCILSGSGTVTNVGIRQPAAAGAVVTLHGRFEILSLSGSFLPPPAPPGATSLTIFLAGGQGQVVGGNVVGELMAAGPVILIASSFTNVAYERLPLEEDDDQMQMQSGGGGGNNGGNMFTDDGAVPGGLPFFNLPPNMQPNVHLPVEGWQGNSGGT; the protein is encoded by the coding sequence ATGGCGGGTCTTGATTTAGGCACTGCTGCTTCTCGCTACGTTCAACATCTTCAAAGACCCGACCTTCACCTCCATCACCAACCTGAACCTGAAGATTACGAAATTTCAAACAATCGTCACGGCCAAGATGATGATGGTTCCCACCAAGCTCTGGATTTAGTCAACGGTTCGCACTCGGGTGACCTTGTTATAGCCCGTAGGCCCAGGGGTCGTCCTCCAGGTTCTAAAAACAAGCCCAAGCCTCCGGTCATCGTCACTAGGGAGAGTGCAAACACGCTCCGGGCTCACTTACTGGAAGTTGGGAGCGGCTGCGATGTGTTCGACTGTGTTGCCAACTACGCTCGGAGAAGGCAAAGGGGAGTGTGTATACTGAGCGGGAGCGGTACGGTGACCAACGTCGGCATTAGGCAACCAGCTGCGGCTGGAGCTGTTGTTACCCTTCATGGCAGATTCGAAATATTATCACTTTCGGGTTCGTTTTTGCCGCCGCCAGCTCCTCCAGGCGCCACCAGTTTGACAATCTTTTTGGCCGGCGGGCAAGGTCAGGTTGTTGGGGGAAATGTGGTTGGGGAACTGATGGCGGCTGGACCTGTTATTCTCATAGCATCGTCGTTTACAAATGTGGCCTATGAGAGACTCCCTTTGGAAGAGGATGATGACCAAATGCAGATGCAAAGCGGCGGCGGCGGTGGAAACAATGGTGGTAACATGTTTACCGATGACGGTGCTGTCCCAGGTGGGTTGCCTTTCTTCAATTTGCCACCCAATATGCAGCCTAATGTCCACTTACCAGTTGAAGGATGGCAAGGAAACTCAGGTGGTACATAG